GCTGccccagggaaggggcagggctgggggagcggCGAGAGGCCCTGAACCCTGCCCGCCCCTCAGTGTGTGAGCTGCACGTTCACCCCGAATGTGTGCCCTTCGCCTGCAGCGACTGTCGCCAGTGCCATCACGACGGGCACCGGGACCACGTGAGTGCACGGCctgggggggcgcggggcgcggggccggccgGCCACTGACGGCGCCCCCTCCGCAGGACGCTCAGCACCACCACTGGCGGGAGGGGAACCTGCCCTCCGGAGCGCGCTGCGAGGTCTGCAGGAAGACGTGCGGGTCCTCGGACGTGCTGGCCGGCGTGCGCTGCGAGTGGTGCGGCGTGCaggtgggggccctggggggcggggtcctggggcggggcgcggccccccacccccgactgCGTCTTACTCTGTCCGGGACCTGGTCTGAGGGTGGCTCCTGCCCGCTCCGCCCGGCCTGGGGAGGGGTCCTGGGCCCTGCGTGGCCCCGCACAGTTGAGGGCCGCCCTTGCCGCCCCCAGGCCCACTCGGTCTGCTCTGCCGCGCTGGCCCCCGAGTGCACGTTTGGGCGCTTGCACACCCTGGTGCTGCCCCCCGCGTGCGTGCGCCTGCTGTCCCGCAACTTCAGCAAGATGCACTGTTTCCGCATCTCGGAGGGCGCGGTCCCAGAGCCAGGTGAGGGGGCAGGCACTGGGGGTGccggctgggggctggggtgggtgggcCCTGGGAAGAGCTCGGCTGTGCCCCTCCCACAGGTGACGAGGACGACGGGGTGGACGGGAGCACCCCCGCTGGCCTGGGCAGGGAGGCCCCGGAGTCCAGTAAGTGCTGCCTGGCTTGGTCCCCGTCCCCAGCCCCCTGTCGCCCCACCCCCCATCCCGTGGCCCGTGTTTCCATCCCCTCCCCCGCTCCGTGGATTCAGACCCGTTTCCGTGGCCCAGGCAAGCTGACCCTGAAGATCTTCGACGGCAACGACGCTCTGCAGAGAAACCACTTCCGAGTCATCAGCGTCCCGCGCCTGGCCAGGAACGAGGAGGTGCTGGTAAGAGCCCCCGGCGGGGCCGAGGCAGGGGTCCTGGGGTGCTGGTGGCCGGCTCGCCCGCTCCCGTCCACACCGGCCCCGCCCTGCAGGAGGCGGCGCTGCGGGCTTACTACGTCCTGGAGGACCCTCGAGACTTCGAGCTGCAGCCAGTCCCCGCGCCCGTGCCGGCGGGTGACTCGGGGGCGCGGGGCAGGCCGCGGGGGAGTGGGGCCGCAGAGGAGGAGGGCGGCAGAGGCCCCGAGGCTTGGATCGTCCGCGCCGTGCCCCACGCGCAGGAGCTTCTGAGGATCTACCCCGCGTGGCTCAAGTGAGACCCAGGCCGGAGGCCCAGGCTCTGCggagggagttgggggtggggccCTGCGACCCACGCTCCTGGGATTGTTCCGCAGGGTGGGTGTGGCCTACGTGTCCATCCGTGTGACCCCACAGAGCACAGCCAGGACTGTGGTGCTGGAGGTTCTCCCGCTGCTTGGGCGACAGGTGCGTATGCGGCGGGAGGCCTGGCTGGCGGCAGGGGGTCTGGCTGGTGGCCTGGCCCTGGGGCGCGGCCCCGTGAGACTGGCCCGGGCCGGTGGGGGGTCCCGGCCTGATGCCTCCCACTGTGCCCTCCACAGGCCGAGGGTCCTGAGGGCTTCCAGCTGGTGGAGGTGCTCATGGGGAGCCGGCAAGGTGAGTGGGTGGCCTGCGGGGTGTCCCCCGATCCCCGCCTGGGGCCCTGAGTCCTGGTCCTCACCGGCCTCGTCTGTCGTCCCCACAGTCCAGCGGACAGTGCTGCAGGACGCAGAGCCCTTGCTCGCCCGGCTTCGCGACATCCGGCAGGTCATTGGGTGTGAATGCTGGTCCCTGCGTCGCAGCGGGGAGCCTGCCCCTGGGGCCCGCGGCCATCCTGGCTGCTGGTGCTGCCCCTCCCGGGCCAGGCGCTCAGCTGCTCCCTGATGTCCCCCTCCCTGGGAGGTGGGGTTCCcagccccgggctgccccaggggaGTGGGGGCCGCCCCTGGGAGCAGGCCTTTCCGTCGCTCGTGGTTCAGCCAGGGCACCTTCCCAAGGGCGCCTCTGTGGGGGAGGACGTGGGGGGCCAGGCGACCCCCCCGGTGCCCGCTCAGTGCCCTGCTCCCCCCACAGACGTCCCTGCGGCAGATGAGCCAGACGCGCTTCTACGTGGCCGAGAACAGGGTCGTGGCCCCGCACGTCTCCCTGTTTGTGGGGGGCCTGCCTCCCGGCCTGTCTACCCAGGAGTATGCCAGCCTCCTGGACGAGGCCGTGGCCGCCAAAGGTGTGACCGCCTGGGCTGGCCCGGGGCTACTGGGGCCGGGTCCCACGTGGGTCTGTCCTCCTGTCCGCGGCCTGGGCGGCTGGTGCCGAGCTGAGGTCGGGCTTCCTGGGGTGGGTGCGGGGACATGTGGGGACGTGTGGGAGCCCACGTCCCCGCGGGCCCTGATGGCAGCCTGTGCTTGCAGCTGGCCTGGTGTCCGTGAGCCGCGTCTACTCCTCCCAAGGTGAGCCGCCTCGGGGCCGGGGTCGTTCTCTGGTCGGGGAAGGGCCGCCCTTCCTGCCTCGCGTCACACGCCCCACTCTGTGTAGGACCCCACCTTTTCCCGGGGAGGCCCCTGGGAGAGAAACACTTCTGGGCGTCCTCCGGGCTCCCGGCTGTAATTTTGCTCAAGCATGACGGAGTCGCAGCGCGTCCCCCAAGACCCGTTCTGCTCTTGGGTTTGCGTCTTTTCTCGCGGGAGGCTCCCAGTCTGCCCAGACAGGGGAGGACGTTGCCACGAGCCGCGGGGCCCTTCCGAGGTCCACGGTGGTCATCCGTGTCCTCTGTTCTCGTGGGTGGGGTCCTCCCGCCGTGGGCCCGGGGGCTCCGTGTGCCCAGCCACGCCACCCCTCGCGTCCAGCGGCTGTGTCCGTCTGTGAGCTCGGCCATCGTGGAAGGCTCCGCGGGGGAGGGGGTCCTGCGCCGCGTGGGTGCTGTCAGATGGCCCGGCCCAGGGTCCCTTCGGGCGCGGGACGGGGGCGGGTCTGAGCGTGCGGCCCCCCTGCTGCAGGTGCGGTGGTGCTGGACGTGGCCTGCTTCGCAGAGGCCGAGCGGCTGTACATGCTGGTCAGGGACACGGCGGTGCACGGCCGGCCACTGATGGCCCTGGTGCTCCCAGACGTGCTGGTGAGTGGACGGCGTCGGGGCCCTGGGCGCCTGGCGCCACCACTGCTTGGCCGAGGCGCGGGTAGTGGCCCAGTTCGCGCCAAGGGAGGACCTGAGGTCCGGGGTGAGAGGCCTGCCTGGGCCAACGGGCAGGAGAGCACGGGACGCGGGTCCCAGCCCAGGGTGGCCGCCTCCTAGGGGCCACACGCAGACCCTCCGCAGGGTCCCTGGGGCCACCCCGGACCGGCCGGTGGGGCTCCTGACGGGACGGCACCCAAAGAGAGGGCTGGGGTGAGCGCAGGGCCGGGGCGGACGCCGGCCAGGGCACAGCCCTCTGCCCTCGGCCCCGCAGGCCCCAGGCCTTCCCCAGATGTGGGGCTGCTCCGACCCCAACCCCGGCGCCCGGGCAGGTGGAGCGAGTTACACTGCGCCCCGACTGGGGGCCGTCCCCCCTGCTCAGGGCAGCGCGGCATCGCGGGGGCGAAGTCGGGGGCCTGTGCCCACTGCCCAGTCTCTCCCGACGGCCGCCTGCCTCGGGCTGAGCAGGTGAGGGACGTTGCCCAGGGGTGCCCCCGGCCCATGCCCGGCACCCGCGTCCTTGGCGGGGCCTCAGCCCTGCCCGTGTCCCTGGGCACCGCGCGGTGGGGCTGGTTTGTTGGGGACCACCGTCCTCGCGGGGCGTGTGCCTCGTGGCTCCCAGAGGGCGGCGGGTCCCACCGGGCGTCCAGCCGGTGTCTGGGCTGTGTGGCTCGGCAGGGGgcacagcctggggtgggggccggaCGTCCACCCGGCTGCCCAGTGAGCGTGGGTGCGCCCCGTGTGGGGGGGCCCTGAGTGGGCAGTGGCGAGGCGGGGATGGCGGATGCGCCCAGCGCTCAGGCCCGTGTGCTTCCCGGGCGGGGGCTCGGGCTGCCGGGCGGTGCAGGGGGAGACGCAGGCACTGACCCGCCCCCATCTGTCAGCACTCGAAGCTGCCCCCAGACTGCTGCCCCCTCCTCGTGTTCGTGAACCCCAAGAGTGGAGGCCTCAAGGGCCGTGACCTTCTCTGTAGTTTCCGGAAGCTGCTCAATCCTCACCAGGTCTTTGAGCTGACCAACGGGGGGCCCCTCCCCGGGTGAGTCTGGGGGTCCCCCATGCGGCTGCTTACAGCCTGGAGGCAGCGGGGGCgccgggggaggccggggggggACAGGCCGGGGCTCCCCACCAGACGCCCTAGGCCGCTGTGCGCGGGGCCGGGTGCCGCGGTAGGGACGCTGGCGGTACAGCTCCTCCCATGTGCCCGTCGCCAGGTTCCACGTGTTCTCCCAGGTGCCTCGCTTCCGGGTGCTGGTGTGCGGAGGGGACGGCACCGTGGGCTGGGTGCTCGCTGCCCTGGAGGAGGTGCGGCCCCGCCTGGCCTGCCCGGAGCCCTCCGTGGCCATCCTGCCGCTGGGCACAGGTGGGGCCGGCCCGCGAGTCGGGGACGGGGCCGGGcggtgctgggggtggagggtcaGTGTCCTCTTGCCTGTGTCCAGGCAATGACCTTGGCCGGGTCCTCCGCTGGGGGGCGGGCTACAGCGGAGAGGACCCGCTGTCCGTGCTCGTGTCGGTGGACGAGGCTGACGCTGTGCTCATGGACCGCTGGACCATCCTGCTGGACGCCCATGAGGCCGGCGGTGGGGAGACCGGCGTGGCGGACGTGGAGCCCCCCAAGGTGCCAGCGGGGCCTGGGTGCCAGGCCGTCCCCTCCGTGGGGGAAGCTGACCGCCTCACTGGCCGCCCCTATTGCCGGGCAGTGCCGACGACAGCGCAGAGCTGGGTTGGGGACGGGGAGGTGGGGAGACCCGGGGGGCTGACCAGCGAGGTCACGGGAGAACGGGTCTTGTCTTCAGATCGTGCAGATGAGTAACTACTGTGGGATCGGCATCGACGCAGAGCTGAGCCTGGACTTCCACCAGGCCCGGGAGGAGGAGCCCGGCAAGTTCACAAGCAGGTGCGGGGCATCGCAAGGGGGCTTGGGAGCTGAGGACAGCGGGGGCCGCCCCCTGGTGGCGGCGTACTTCCCGGGGCCTCCCGGGGCTTCCGCAGCCTGTCCTGGGCCCCGCAGGGCTCCGCCCCGACGGTGGGTATGCACCTGCCCCCAGGTTCCACAACAAGGGCGTGTACGTGCGGGTGGGGCTGCAGAAGATCAGCCACGCCCGCGGCTTGCACAAGGAGATCCGgctgcaggtggagcagcaggaggTGGAGCTGCCCAGCATCGAGGGTCTCATCTTCATCAACATCCCCAGGTGCCCGTggggggctcccgggggctcGGCCTGGGCGCCCTAGGCCCCGGGTGCCCCCGCCCGCTTACCCGTGCGCCCCTCCCTCGGTGCAGCTGGGGGTCGGGGGCCGATCTGTGGGGCTCCGACAGCGACTCCAGGTTCGAGAAGCCGCGCATGGACGACGGGCTGCtagaggtggtgggggtgacgggCGTCATGCACATGGTGAGTGGGTGCAggcaggcggggggtgggggcaccgCGACGCACTGAGCCCCCGCCCCTGCTGTCTCCAGGGCCAGGTCCAGGGGGGGCTGCGCTCCGGCATCCGCATCGCCCAGGGCTCCTACTTCCGGGTCACCCTTCTCAAGGCCACGCCCGTGCAGGTGGACGGCGAGCCCTGGGTGCAGGCCCCCGGGCACATGATCATCTCGGCCGCAGGCCCCAAGGTACGAGGCGGGGCAGGGCCGGTGGCGCCCCTCGTGTGGAGGCCCCTGggtgcccggggggggggggcatggccATCCTGCCCCCAGCTGAGTACCCCCCTCACCTGCCTGGTCCTCACAGGTCCACATGCTCAGGAAGACCAAGCAGAAGCCCAGGAAGGCCGGGGCCCCCAAGGATGCCCGAGCAGACGGGGTGCCCGCCCCTGAGGGGGACCCCAAGTAGAGGAGGGCCCGCAGCAGCCTGCGTGTCCAAGGGCGGCCGTGACTGGGGCTGCATGGACTTGCCGCTGGTGGACAGTGGGGTGTCCCCTCATCCCCGGGCCACATGGAAGCTGCTGCTGGGTGGCGGGTGCGGACCTGCTGCCCTCCGATCCCGGGATAGGGTGGGCGTGGGGCTTTGGCCAGTGGTCCCGGCCGTCCCTGCTCTGCGTCCCCTGCCACCTGTGAGCCAGCCCGCTCCTCCACAGCCGCCGGCTCtctgagccctggggctgccgTGGCCACCAGTCCCCTGGCTGCTGTCTGCGGACGGCTGGCTGGAGCCTCGTGGTGACCGAGGGCACCTGGGGATGGAGGCCGCGGCCACGGGGCTGGCCCCCGCCCTGACGATGGAGCGGACGGGAGCCCCGCTGGAGGCCCCGAGGAAGTTTACAGGGTGTGAGGTGGGAGGAGCTTTAATCGCCTGCTCGTCTACACTGCGCCTGCGTCTACACTGCGCCCGCAGGGGCGGCCCCAGCCCCTCAGCTTGGGGAGTCTCCTGTGCCCCGAGAGGCCCACCCACCGCACACCTCCCGCTTGTCCTGGCGTCGCTGCTGGTGCCggctggctgggctgggcctgCCCCGTGTCCCCCGAGCTTCTGCCAAAACCGCACAAACGCACTGTCGCAGCCACTTGTGGCGGAACATTCATATCTCGTGCCTCCAGCACACAGACGTGTGTTTGCTCTGACGTCCCCATGGTGCCATTACTTTTGCTTTGCAGGCCTCGGTGTGGGTTCTGGTCTGTCGTCGTGTGTCCTTCTGTATTTAAGTGAGTCTGTGCGCCCCGACGGGGCAGTGTGCGCCTGGCAGCCAGGCCCTCGTGTGTACCTTGTCACTACCTGAATGTAACCCTAATTTATATCCAGGACAAATACAGTCTGGGCACTGCTGTCCTGCTGCTGTGTCCTCTGTGCCCGGGGactggggggggggtgcctggcaGCTGCCCAGGAGCTCTGCACGCAGCAGGGTGGCCACGCTGGGGCCTGGGGACACCCCCGCCGAGGGCCGGCACCCACGCGGCCTGGCTGAACGCACGTGGCCACGGGGCCTGGGCTGCAGAGGTGCATGCCGGCTCGGCAGAAGCAAAGCCCCTcccgggagccctggggcaggacTGGGGGAGACCCCAACTCCCAACGGGCGAAcagcggggcggggcagggggcgagctagcaggtggaagggaggagaggggcccGCACGTCCTCCTCGGCCCCGGGGGCTGGCCGGGCCAGGCCCCGCAGGGCCCGCAGGAGCGCCGAGGCCAGGCGGACGAGCAGCCGCAGCAGCAGGAAGGTGAGGGGCACCGCGATCTGCGTGAGGTGGAAGATGGCCGTGCTGACCCTGCTCAGGAAGCAGGTGGACGCGAAGGCCAGCAGGCTGGCGCACGGGTACAGCGCGAGCTTGGCGAACATGAACGCGTGCTCGCGGCCCCCGAACCGAGCGGAGGGCTGCAGCGTCTCCCGCTCCTGCAGCAGGGCCGTCGTCCAGATGGCAAACTGGAAGATGCTGGCAAAGAAGATGATGGCGCAGCTGACGCGCACGCTCTCGAGCTCGTCGCGCGGCTGGCGGGCGAAGGCCGAGGTCTGCTGGTAGGCCAGGGGGAGGCCGCCCACGAAGGCCAGCGACAGCGTGTTGAGCAGCCCCATGGACTGCGTGGCTTTGCGGATGTGCAGGAAGAGCGAGTGGTGCGCGAACCAAAGCAGGCCCACCGTGGCGAAGGAGCCGAAGTACGCCAGGAAGTGCGGCCCGTATGCGCTGAGCGCGGCCACCAGGCTGCCGTGGAACTTGTCCCGCACGTCCTTGGAGTCGGGGACGTTGTCCTCACTAGGACGGTGAACACATGGCATCTGTGGCAGCCCCCCCAGGGCACCCAGCTCCCGGGCCCCGAGGTCCAGGTGAAGGACGCGGGAAGGTCCTTGGCCTCCGCGTAGGCACGCAGGGCCCCGGGCGCCTCCCCGCGCTTCATCTGAAGTTGGGAGAGTGCGGCACCCCGTCCGCTAACGGCCCGGCCCCCAGCCCTCTGGCCCCCACGGGCGGGTGCTCCTGCCATTGCCCACTGCCCTGCAGCCGCCTGCCTGTGCGTGCACGTGGAGAGTTCTGAGACCGCGGGGCTGAATGTTACCCTACGAGCCCCTCGAAGGCTCGTCTGGGGTCCTCCCCCATGGACGTCCCCACCTGCGTGGCCCAGAGAGCCCGTCCCTGTGCCCTGGCCAGGAAAGCGCCCTGAGACCCTCTGTCCTCACGGTGGGGGCCACGCACGTGCCTGCGGGGGT
The Canis lupus baileyi chromosome 2, mCanLup2.hap1, whole genome shotgun sequence genome window above contains:
- the DGKQ gene encoding diacylglycerol kinase theta isoform X1, yielding MAAAAEPRARAWLGGGSPRSGSPSCSPELGGRGGARAGAGPGPGAGGSHPQSGHSFRKATLTKPTFCHLCSDFIWGLAGFLCDVCNFMSHEKCLKHVKTPCASVAPSLVRVPVAHCFGPRGLYKRKFCAVCRKALEAPALRCEVCELHVHPECVPFACSDCRQCHHDGHRDHDAQHHHWREGNLPSGARCEVCRKTCGSSDVLAGVRCEWCGVQAHSVCSAALAPECTFGRLHTLVLPPACVRLLSRNFSKMHCFRISEGAVPEPGDEDDGVDGSTPAGLGREAPESSKLTLKIFDGNDALQRNHFRVISVPRLARNEEVLEAALRAYYVLEDPRDFELQPVPAPVPAGDSGARGRPRGSGAAEEEGGRGPEAWIVRAVPHAQELLRIYPAWLKVGVAYVSIRVTPQSTARTVVLEVLPLLGRQAEGPEGFQLVEVLMGSRQVQRTVLQDAEPLLARLRDIRQTSLRQMSQTRFYVAENRVVAPHVSLFVGGLPPGLSTQEYASLLDEAVAAKAGLVSVSRVYSSQGAVVLDVACFAEAERLYMLVRDTAVHGRPLMALVLPDVLHSKLPPDCCPLLVFVNPKSGGLKGRDLLCSFRKLLNPHQVFELTNGGPLPGFHVFSQVPRFRVLVCGGDGTVGWVLAALEEVRPRLACPEPSVAILPLGTGNDLGRVLRWGAGYSGEDPLSVLVSVDEADAVLMDRWTILLDAHEAGGGETGVADVEPPKIVQMSNYCGIGIDAELSLDFHQAREEEPGKFTSRFHNKGVYVRVGLQKISHARGLHKEIRLQVEQQEVELPSIEGLIFINIPSWGSGADLWGSDSDSRFEKPRMDDGLLEVVGVTGVMHMGQVQGGLRSGIRIAQGSYFRVTLLKATPVQVDGEPWVQAPGHMIISAAGPKVHMLRKTKQKPRKAGAPKDARADGVPAPEGDPK
- the DGKQ gene encoding diacylglycerol kinase theta isoform X2 — encoded protein: MSHEKCLKHVKTPCASVAPSLVRVPVAHCFGPRGLYKRKFCAVCRKALEAPALRCEVCELHVHPECVPFACSDCRQCHHDGHRDHDAQHHHWREGNLPSGARCEVCRKTCGSSDVLAGVRCEWCGVQAHSVCSAALAPECTFGRLHTLVLPPACVRLLSRNFSKMHCFRISEGAVPEPGDEDDGVDGSTPAGLGREAPESSKLTLKIFDGNDALQRNHFRVISVPRLARNEEVLEAALRAYYVLEDPRDFELQPVPAPVPAGDSGARGRPRGSGAAEEEGGRGPEAWIVRAVPHAQELLRIYPAWLKVGVAYVSIRVTPQSTARTVVLEVLPLLGRQAEGPEGFQLVEVLMGSRQVQRTVLQDAEPLLARLRDIRQTSLRQMSQTRFYVAENRVVAPHVSLFVGGLPPGLSTQEYASLLDEAVAAKAGLVSVSRVYSSQGAVVLDVACFAEAERLYMLVRDTAVHGRPLMALVLPDVLHSKLPPDCCPLLVFVNPKSGGLKGRDLLCSFRKLLNPHQVFELTNGGPLPGFHVFSQVPRFRVLVCGGDGTVGWVLAALEEVRPRLACPEPSVAILPLGTGNDLGRVLRWGAGYSGEDPLSVLVSVDEADAVLMDRWTILLDAHEAGGGETGVADVEPPKIVQMSNYCGIGIDAELSLDFHQAREEEPGKFTSRFHNKGVYVRVGLQKISHARGLHKEIRLQVEQQEVELPSIEGLIFINIPSWGSGADLWGSDSDSRFEKPRMDDGLLEVVGVTGVMHMGQVQGGLRSGIRIAQGSYFRVTLLKATPVQVDGEPWVQAPGHMIISAAGPKVHMLRKTKQKPRKAGAPKDARADGVPAPEGDPK
- the TMEM175 gene encoding endosomal/lysosomal proton channel TMEM175 isoform X3, whose product is MTFLIVTVAWAAHTRLFQVVGKIDDTLALLNLACMMTITFLPFTFSLMVTFPDVPLGIFLFCMCVIAIGAVQALIVVYAFHFPYLLNPQIERTPHRALYRQHILRIVLRGPALCFVAAGFSLFFYPLSYLLMAMVIFLPYVSKASSWCKGRLVGPQEPPAHSVEFFTFDLHEPLSKERVEAFSDGVYAIVATLLILDICEDNVPDSKDVRDKFHGSLVAALSAYGPHFLAYFGSFATVGLLWFAHHSLFLHIRKATQSMGLLNTLSLAFVGGLPLAYQQTSAFARQPRDELESVRVSCAIIFFASIFQFAIWTTALLQERETLQPSARFGGREHAFMFAKLALYPCASLLAFASTCFLSRVSTAIFHLTQIAVPLTFLLLRLLVRLASALLRALRGLARPAPGAEEDVRAPLLPSTC